One genomic region from Pseudoduganella dura encodes:
- a CDS encoding formimidoylglutamate deiminase, which yields MSALFARHALLPDGWRRDVLLEWDGDGRFTGVAAGTAPPLGIEQVEYVLPGMVNLHSHSFQRALSGLTEIAGADERNPDSFWTWRDLMYRFALGIAPGQMEAIAAQLFVECLRHGYTSVCEFHYVHRAPDGALYPDVAETARRVIAGAHQAGIGVTMLPVLYSYAGFGDAPLRSEQRRFRTGPAEILAIAAALEPLRGTMVEVGVAPHSLRAASVAQIREVLAALPPGRPVHIHIAEQEAEVRQCIDHGGRRPVQFLYDNLPVDERWCLVHATHVEADEVACMAASGAVAGLCPTTEANLGDGLFPLAPFLAQGGRFGIGSDSHVSTSPVEELRWLEYGQRLAARRRNVALSPAMPRERRVGDHLWRAALAGGAQASGRQVGALAPAYAADLLVLDEAHPNVSAPPELLNGFIFSGNDNLVKDVLAGGRWVVRGREHVAQAAIAARFKETLANLRELRS from the coding sequence GTGAGCGCCCTGTTCGCACGGCACGCGCTGCTGCCCGACGGCTGGCGGCGCGACGTGCTGCTGGAATGGGATGGCGATGGCCGTTTCACCGGGGTGGCGGCCGGGACCGCGCCGCCCCTGGGTATCGAACAGGTTGAGTATGTTCTGCCCGGCATGGTCAACCTGCATTCGCACAGTTTCCAGCGCGCACTGTCGGGTCTGACGGAAATCGCCGGTGCGGATGAACGGAACCCGGACAGCTTCTGGACCTGGCGCGACCTGATGTACCGCTTCGCCCTGGGCATCGCGCCCGGGCAGATGGAAGCCATCGCCGCCCAGCTGTTCGTGGAATGCCTGCGCCATGGCTACACCTCGGTCTGCGAGTTCCATTATGTCCACCGTGCGCCCGATGGCGCGTTATACCCGGATGTGGCCGAGACGGCCCGGCGCGTGATCGCCGGCGCGCACCAGGCCGGCATCGGCGTCACGATGTTGCCGGTGCTCTACAGTTATGCGGGTTTCGGCGACGCGCCGCTGCGCAGCGAACAGCGCCGCTTCCGCACCGGCCCGGCGGAAATCCTGGCGATCGCCGCCGCGCTGGAACCGTTGCGCGGTACGATGGTCGAAGTTGGCGTGGCGCCGCATTCGTTGCGGGCGGCATCGGTGGCGCAGATCCGCGAAGTGCTGGCGGCGCTGCCGCCAGGGCGGCCGGTGCACATCCACATCGCCGAGCAGGAGGCCGAGGTGCGGCAGTGCATCGACCATGGCGGGCGCCGCCCGGTGCAGTTCCTGTACGATAATCTGCCGGTCGACGAGCGCTGGTGCCTCGTGCACGCCACGCATGTGGAGGCCGATGAAGTGGCTTGCATGGCCGCCAGCGGCGCCGTCGCCGGGCTGTGCCCCACGACGGAAGCGAACCTGGGCGACGGCCTGTTCCCGCTGGCCCCGTTCCTGGCGCAGGGCGGCCGGTTCGGCATCGGCAGCGACAGCCACGTGTCGACCAGCCCGGTCGAGGAACTGCGCTGGCTCGAATACGGCCAGCGGCTGGCGGCGCGGCGGCGCAATGTCGCGCTGTCTCCCGCGATGCCGCGCGAACGCCGCGTGGGCGATCATTTGTGGCGTGCCGCCCTGGCAGGGGGCGCGCAGGCTTCGGGGCGGCAGGTGGGCGCGCTGGCGCCGGCATACGCCGCCGACCTGCTGGTACTGGATGAGGCGCATCCGAACGTGTCCGCGCCGCCCGAGCTGCTGAACGGGTTCATTTTCAGCGGCAACGACAACCTGGTGAAGGATGTCCTGGCCGGCGGACGGTGGGTGGTCCGTGGCCGGGAACACGTGGCGCAGGCGGCCATCGCCGCGCGCTTCAAGGAAACGTTGGCCAACCTGCGCGAGCTGCGATCATGA
- the hutG gene encoding N-formylglutamate deformylase yields METSSTDFHFEAGTMPLLVSMPHVGTGIPDDVAAAMTPAALQKADTDWHLRELYGFARELGASTLAAHWSRYVIDLNRPADNTSLYPGQDTTGLCPLDTFACEPLYQPGRTPDDAEVRRRLALYWQPYHDQLQAELHRLLAAHGKVVLWEAHSIASIVPRFFEGRLPDLNFGSADGTSCDPALTDLVAAVARADGRYTIAVNGRFKGGHITRTYGQPGAGLHALQLEMCQGTYMDESAPFGYRPDLAARVQPVLRQMLQAAAGWAREGSGA; encoded by the coding sequence ATGGAGACTTCGAGCACCGATTTCCACTTCGAGGCGGGCACGATGCCGCTGCTGGTCTCGATGCCCCACGTGGGCACCGGCATTCCGGACGACGTGGCCGCCGCGATGACGCCCGCCGCGCTGCAAAAGGCGGACACGGACTGGCACCTGCGCGAGCTGTACGGCTTCGCGCGCGAACTGGGCGCCTCGACGCTGGCGGCGCACTGGTCGCGCTACGTGATCGACCTGAACCGCCCGGCCGACAACACCAGCCTGTACCCGGGGCAGGATACGACCGGCCTGTGCCCGCTCGATACGTTCGCCTGCGAACCGCTGTACCAGCCGGGCCGGACGCCGGACGACGCGGAAGTGCGGCGCCGCCTGGCCCTGTACTGGCAGCCGTACCACGACCAGCTGCAGGCGGAGCTGCACCGGCTGCTGGCCGCGCACGGCAAGGTGGTGCTGTGGGAAGCGCATTCGATAGCCTCCATCGTGCCGCGCTTCTTCGAAGGCAGGCTGCCGGACCTGAACTTCGGCAGCGCCGACGGCACCAGCTGCGATCCGGCGCTCACGGACCTCGTGGCCGCGGTGGCGCGGGCCGATGGCCGCTACACGATCGCCGTCAACGGCCGCTTCAAGGGCGGCCACATCACGCGCACCTACGGCCAGCCGGGCGCCGGCCTCCACGCGCTGCAGCTGGAAATGTGCCAGGGCACCTACATGGATGAAAGCGCGCCGTTCGGCTACCGCCCCGACCTGGCGGCGCGGGTGCAGCCGGTGCTCCGGCAAATGCTGCAGGCGGCCGCCGGTTGGGCCCGAGAGGGGAGCGGGGCGTGA